In Serratia liquefaciens ATCC 27592, the genomic stretch ACTGGCCTATTACCGCGAGCATTTCATCCAGTTATAACGAATGCAGGGCCTCTTGATCGGGGCCCTACTGCCGAAAGCAGCCGATTCCGCCGCTTAATTAATCAGTTTGGCGCTTTAATCGGCAATCAAACAAAAATCGCGTTTTTTTGCTTTCAGGGGCTTGCGGCAAAAAGGATTTCTCGTATAATGCGCACCCCGTACCGATGAAGAATTTCGTTTAGTTCCGACATCGATACGCCGGGCGGGAATAGCTCAGTTGGTAGAGCACGACCTTGCCAAGGTCGGGGTCGCGAGTTCGAGTCTCGTTTCCCGCTCCAAATTCAACAATGCTGCTGATGTGGCGTGATGAATAAAAAAAGTATCAGGTAGTACCCATGCGACGCGGGAATAGCTCAGTTGGTAGAGCACGACCTTGCCAAGGTCGGGGTCGCGAGTTCGAGTCTCGTTTCCCGCTCCAAAAAATTCAAAGGCCATGTTGTTGTTTGATGGCCGGATGCCCAAAGCATCTCAATGCGGGAATAGCTCAGTTGGTAGAGCACGACCTTGCCAAGGTCGGGGTCGCGAGTTCGAGTCTCGTTTCCCGCTCCAATTTTCTCTTCGTTTTAAACTCAGTCCAACGCCTTTACCGGCGCGGTTCTTTGCCCCGTTATACATACCCTGTCGAAATGTTGTGAACAGACTTATCCACAGGTAGCGCTCATAATACCCGCAGCTCAAAAAATCAACGCCACACAAATGAAATATTTATCGCATTGATTTATATGCATATTTATTTATCCGAAAACGTTATACCGATCACTTGCTCTTTTTGTTGCAGTTGAAAGACAAAGCATTTTTATTTTTATGCACAAATCCACAGAGTGACTATCGGGTCTGAATGAAAGATTTCAGGCATCCCTCGGCAATCCTTTTTCCACAGCCCGTATCAATCGTTTTTTCTGCGTTGTCTGCACTTCTATGCCTTGCGCCTCACGCCGCGCCAACTGTTGCTCCAGTGCCCAGTGGATATGTTCGTCCAGCATTGCGTCCTGTTCCAGCCGGGAGCGCAATGCCACCACTGCCGCATCCTGGTAAGGGGCGTTGCCCAGCGCCACGGCAATATTGCGCAGCCAGCGTAAATGGCCGATACGCCGGATGGCGGAGCCTTCGGTGATGCGCAGGAATTTCTCTTCCGTCCAACCAAAGAGTTCGATCAGTTGCGGTGCATGCAGTGCGGCGCGTGGGCTGAAATCGTCTTCGTCGGTAAGTTGCGAGAAGCGGTTCCATGGGCAGATAAGCTGGCAATCATCACAGCCGTAAATACGATTGCCCAATAACGGCCGGAATTCTTCAGGAATGGCGCCTTCCAACTCAATCGTCAGATAGGAAATGCAGCGGCGCGCATCTACGGTGTAGGGGGCGACGATGGCGCCGGTTGGGCAAGTGGTGATACAGGCGACGCAGCGACCGCACTGTTCCTCTTGGGGCTTATCCACCGGCAGCGGCAGGTCGATCAGCAGTTCGCCAAGAAAGAACCAGGAGCCGGCTTCGCGGTTTAAAATAAGTGAGTGTTTACCAACCCAGCCAATCCCGGCTTTGGAGGCCAGTGCGCGTTCCATCACCGGCGCGGAGTCGACAAAGGGGCGGAAATTAAGTTCGCCGCAGTAGGCCTGGATCTGATCGCCGAGTTTTTTCAGCCGTTGGCGCAGCAGTTTGTGATAGTCCCGCCCGAGCGCATAGCGGCTGACATAGCCTAATTCTGGGTTGTTGAGGGTGCTGGCGAAGGCCGCTTTGGCAGGCAGGTAGTTCATGCGCACGCTGATCACGCGCAGCGTGCCGGGCAACAGCTCATGTGGCCGGGCGCGCAGCATGCCATGGCGTGCCATCCACTCCATTTCACCGTGGTATTGTTTGTCCAACCAGGCCTGCAGCTTGGGCTCTTCCGCGCTCAGATCGGTGTCGCAGATGCCTACCTGCTGGAATCCTAGCGATTGCCCCCATTGCTTGATATGTTGGGCGAGTTGATTGAGATCGAGGGGGTGAGTCATGACGGGCCACAGTGAAAAACGATACTCTGACAGTTTACCACACTCTGTCTGGTCTGCGGACTGGATCCAGCGAGCAGAAGCAAGCGCCGCCGCCTCGCAGGGCATTTCTCTCTATCAACTGATGCAACGTGCCGGTGAGGCGGCTTACACGCTGGCGTGCGACCAATATCCTGCCGCCCATCACTGGCTGGTGCTGTGCGGTCATGGCAACAATGGCGGTGACGGCTATGTTGTCGCCCGTTTGGCTGCGGCGGCCGGTGTCAAAGTCAGCCTGATTGCCTGCGAAGGCACACGGCCACTGCCCCCAGAAGCGGCTGAAGCCAGACAGGCATGGTTGGCTAGCGGCGGCGAGATCCATCCGGTCGACAGCCGCTGGCCGGAAGACGTGGATCTGATCATCGACGGCCTGCTCGGTACTGGGTTAAGCAGTGCGCCGCGGGCGCCGTACGATGCCCTGATTGAAGCTGTTAACCGCAGCCGCGCGCCGGTTATCGCACTCGATATCCCCTCGGGCCTGCTGGCTGAAAGCGGCGCCGCGCCTGGAGCCGTCATCCGCGCAACGCATACCATGACTTTCATCGCGCTTAAACCTGGCCTGCTGACCGGCCAGGCTCGCGATTGGGTCGGGCAACTTCACCAGAGTACGCTAGGATTATCGGGGTGGCTGGCAAAGCAACCGACGCAGATTCAGCGGCTTACTGCCGAATCGCTGTCCCAGTGGCTGAGACCGCGTCGTCCCTGCTCACATAAAGGTGAACAGGGGCGTTTGTTAGTGGTGGGGGGCGATCACGGCTTTGGCGGCGCGATACGCATGGCGGCAGAAGCGGCGTTGCGCAGCGGCGCAGGATTGGTGCGAGTACTCACTCACATTGAGCATGTCGGGCCCTTGCTGACCGCCAGACCGGAACTGATGGTGCAACCGCTGAGCGACGAGGGGTTGCAGCAGGCGCTCGACTGGGCGGATGTGCTGGTGATTGGCCCGGGGCTGGGTCAGGGCGAATGGGGTAGGAATGCGCTGAAAATATTGCAAGCCAGTGATAAACCGGCGTTATGGGACGCCGATGCGCTGAACTTACTGGCATTAAATCCCGAGAAGCGTCAGAATCGTGTGATTACCCCGCATCCTGGGGAGGCGGCACGCCTGCTGGGGTGCCGTACCGCCGAGATTGAGAGTGACCGCTTACTTGCAGTTCGTAATCTGGTCACGCATTACGGTGGCGTAGCCGTACTGAAAGGTGCGGGTACATTGATCGCCGATGATCAAGGCCAGA encodes the following:
- the queG gene encoding tRNA epoxyqueuosine(34) reductase QueG translates to MTHPLDLNQLAQHIKQWGQSLGFQQVGICDTDLSAEEPKLQAWLDKQYHGEMEWMARHGMLRARPHELLPGTLRVISVRMNYLPAKAAFASTLNNPELGYVSRYALGRDYHKLLRQRLKKLGDQIQAYCGELNFRPFVDSAPVMERALASKAGIGWVGKHSLILNREAGSWFFLGELLIDLPLPVDKPQEEQCGRCVACITTCPTGAIVAPYTVDARRCISYLTIELEGAIPEEFRPLLGNRIYGCDDCQLICPWNRFSQLTDEDDFSPRAALHAPQLIELFGWTEEKFLRITEGSAIRRIGHLRWLRNIAVALGNAPYQDAAVVALRSRLEQDAMLDEHIHWALEQQLARREAQGIEVQTTQKKRLIRAVEKGLPRDA
- the nnr gene encoding bifunctional ADP-dependent NAD(P)H-hydrate dehydratase/NAD(P)H-hydrate epimerase, yielding MTGHSEKRYSDSLPHSVWSADWIQRAEASAAASQGISLYQLMQRAGEAAYTLACDQYPAAHHWLVLCGHGNNGGDGYVVARLAAAAGVKVSLIACEGTRPLPPEAAEARQAWLASGGEIHPVDSRWPEDVDLIIDGLLGTGLSSAPRAPYDALIEAVNRSRAPVIALDIPSGLLAESGAAPGAVIRATHTMTFIALKPGLLTGQARDWVGQLHQSTLGLSGWLAKQPTQIQRLTAESLSQWLRPRRPCSHKGEQGRLLVVGGDHGFGGAIRMAAEAALRSGAGLVRVLTHIEHVGPLLTARPELMVQPLSDEGLQQALDWADVLVIGPGLGQGEWGRNALKILQASDKPALWDADALNLLALNPEKRQNRVITPHPGEAARLLGCRTAEIESDRLLAVRNLVTHYGGVAVLKGAGTLIADDQGQMAIADVGNAGMASGGMGDVLSGIIGGLLGQKLSLYDAACAGCVAHGAAADRVAARQGIRGMLASDLLPEIPYYVNPELA